One Luteibacter sp. 9135 DNA segment encodes these proteins:
- a CDS encoding pilin has protein sequence MKNVQKGFTLIELMIVVAIIAILAAIAIPQYQNYIIRSQVSEGMNLADGAKTAVSEFYNNTGRFPPANKSAGLAPADSINGKYVTKVNVGTTAGKIIATFGKEANSKILSSVVVLSAYDQGGSISWNCKSVAGTNVPDAYLPTACRS, from the coding sequence ATGAAGAACGTCCAGAAGGGCTTCACGCTCATCGAACTGATGATCGTGGTCGCCATCATCGCGATTCTGGCTGCCATCGCCATCCCGCAGTACCAGAACTACATCATTCGCAGCCAAGTGTCGGAAGGGATGAACCTGGCTGATGGCGCAAAGACGGCCGTCTCCGAGTTCTATAACAATACCGGACGTTTTCCGCCGGCAAACAAGTCGGCTGGTCTCGCTCCTGCTGATTCGATCAACGGCAAGTACGTGACGAAGGTCAACGTTGGCACCACCGCGGGCAAGATCATTGCCACGTTCGGCAAGGAAGCCAACTCCAAGATCCTTTCATCGGTCGTCGTTCTTTCGGCTTATGATCAGGGCGGCTCGATTAGCTGGAACTGCAAGTCGGTCGCTGGTACCAATGTGCCGGATGCTTACCTGCCGACAGCTTGCCGCTCCTAA
- a CDS encoding pilin: MSNFERRTSGFTLIELMIVVAIIAILAAIAIPQYQDYLIRSQVAEGLETAAGSKTAVWEFRNNTGRFPASNQSAGLAAADSISGKYVSSVKLTSGKILVAYARAESNKNLQGQTLTLSPIDNFGSIGWKCSSTLSDRYLPTSCRAN, translated from the coding sequence ATGAGCAACTTCGAACGTCGCACGTCAGGCTTCACGCTCATTGAATTAATGATTGTCGTCGCGATTATCGCGATTCTCGCCGCTATCGCGATACCGCAGTATCAGGATTATCTTATCCGCAGCCAAGTTGCAGAAGGTCTCGAGACCGCTGCGGGCAGCAAGACCGCCGTATGGGAGTTCCGAAATAATACCGGCCGTTTTCCCGCCTCGAATCAATCCGCCGGACTCGCTGCGGCCGATTCAATAAGCGGCAAATATGTTTCGTCGGTCAAGCTGACCTCCGGCAAGATCCTGGTTGCTTATGCCCGTGCTGAAAGTAACAAGAATCTACAGGGACAAACGTTGACCCTTTCTCCCATCGACAACTTTGGGAGTATTGGCTGGAAATGCAGTTCTACCTTGTCGGACCGATACTTGCCCACTTCCTGCAGAGCAAATTGA
- a CDS encoding ArnT family glycosyltransferase produces the protein MKSDTARWTRFQFAMFVLVAAAAIAVRLYYVHTAVVDHPLRGDTIQYFAYALNLVDHHVFSLAPPGGSPLPDGFRDPGYPAFLALLVAMFGRGQVFYIATLEVQAVLSGLTVAIYALLARQWLGPRTAIAVGIGLVFWPHTITLAGYLLSETLMGFLFATGLWLTNFAAQRNHWTLFAAAGACLGMAALTNATFAPIPFIFGVIAFWKNAPARRLWVVFLMASLLPMAAWTYRAMTLPAGQSAGDRVVMNLVQGSWPEYHDAWRDALLGDPSSKAVMEKMDAEYAAFHRGRLEGLSVLAARLMSQPLRYTTWYLRKPAELWGWQIGIGMGDIYVFPTYYSPLSSTGALRITTDALFFVSPIILMLAAAGVVVLAVDRKHMPAALGLAAVTATVITLTFTTLQCDARYSTPYRGIEWLLAAVAVHAIGRTLQRRKLHKRSIDKT, from the coding sequence ATGAAAAGTGACACGGCGCGATGGACACGCTTTCAGTTCGCCATGTTTGTTCTGGTTGCAGCGGCGGCCATCGCGGTACGCCTTTATTACGTACACACGGCGGTCGTCGACCATCCGCTCCGCGGGGACACGATCCAGTATTTCGCATACGCACTAAACCTTGTCGATCACCATGTTTTCTCGCTTGCGCCACCGGGAGGATCGCCGCTTCCTGATGGGTTCCGCGACCCGGGCTACCCTGCGTTTCTGGCCTTGCTTGTCGCGATGTTCGGTCGTGGACAAGTTTTTTATATCGCTACCCTTGAGGTCCAGGCCGTGCTGTCAGGGCTTACCGTGGCCATTTACGCATTGCTTGCACGCCAGTGGCTTGGGCCGCGCACGGCGATCGCTGTTGGCATTGGGCTCGTATTCTGGCCGCACACGATAACGCTAGCCGGTTACCTCCTAAGCGAAACGCTTATGGGCTTCCTTTTTGCTACAGGCCTGTGGCTGACGAATTTTGCTGCTCAACGCAACCACTGGACTCTCTTCGCTGCGGCAGGAGCATGCCTTGGCATGGCTGCGCTAACCAATGCGACATTCGCACCTATTCCATTCATTTTTGGGGTGATCGCTTTCTGGAAGAACGCGCCCGCGCGTAGATTGTGGGTCGTTTTCCTGATGGCATCACTACTCCCCATGGCCGCTTGGACGTACCGAGCCATGACTCTGCCTGCCGGGCAATCAGCGGGCGACAGAGTCGTGATGAACCTCGTACAAGGGTCGTGGCCCGAGTATCACGACGCGTGGCGAGATGCTCTCCTGGGAGACCCGTCGAGCAAAGCCGTGATGGAAAAAATGGATGCTGAATATGCAGCCTTCCATCGCGGCCGCCTTGAGGGGCTGTCGGTCCTGGCGGCAAGGCTGATGTCTCAGCCCCTGAGGTACACCACGTGGTACCTACGTAAACCCGCCGAGCTATGGGGGTGGCAGATCGGCATAGGTATGGGAGATATATATGTTTTTCCAACTTACTATTCGCCCCTATCGAGCACTGGAGCGCTTCGTATAACCACGGACGCATTGTTCTTCGTATCACCGATCATCCTCATGCTTGCCGCTGCCGGCGTCGTCGTTTTAGCGGTAGACCGCAAACACATGCCGGCAGCGCTCGGGCTGGCTGCAGTTACAGCGACAGTCATCACCTTGACATTCACAACGTTGCAATGCGATGCCCGCTACTCAACCCCCTATCGCGGCATCGAATGGCTACTTGCCGCGGTGGCGGTGCACGCCATCGGCCGTACCTTGCAGCGCCGGAAACTGCATAAACGCTCCATAGACAAAACGTAG
- a CDS encoding alpha/beta hydrolase family protein, producing the protein MRPLFAALILALASSPALSADADTAAPHPFSIRDLVMMDRVSDPQLSPDGRYALFTVRSTDYAANKGTTSIYMMDLNKPPQPVKVVDKGSSPRWAPDGQSIYYSAPKDGVAQVWYRTFDADNGKGLSLTVRAGDAVTDAQLDVGSFKLSPDGSKLLLSYEVFTDCPDLACTKERLDGREKDKSTGTVYDKLFVRHWDTWADGRRNQLYIADAAGPSQPLLLSRGIDGDVPSKPFGGEDEFTFSPDGKTVYFDARIAGTTEPWSTNFDIYSVPTDGSAAPTNLTADNLAWDANPLVSPDGKTLFYTAMKEPGSEADRFGIWALDLASGQKREVDPSWDRSAGALQASPDGKTLYTTTDDNGQHPLFAMDVATGKATMLVTDGAVGGFALSAKKILLTRDDLKRPADLYTADLRGKGLKQVSHFNAKRIKGAQTGDFEFYTFKGANGDTVQGYVVKPVGYKKGKTYPVAFIIHGGPQGAMTNSWSYRWNAQTYAGQGFAVVTVNFHGSTGYGQKFTDAISGDWGGKPLEDLKLGWSAALSKYNFLDGDRACALGASYGGYMVYWIAGVWNQPWKCLVDHDGVFDARAMYYDTEELWFEEKENGGTQFDHPENYERFNPINHVKDWRVPMLVIHGGKDFRIPETQGMGAFTALQRRGIPSKLLHFPDENHWVLKPQNSVQWHETVNAWLKEWTAPTAGAK; encoded by the coding sequence GTGAGACCTCTATTCGCAGCGCTGATCTTGGCACTAGCATCCAGCCCCGCCCTGTCCGCCGACGCCGACACCGCCGCCCCTCACCCCTTCTCCATCCGCGACCTCGTCATGATGGACCGGGTGTCCGATCCCCAGCTCTCCCCAGACGGCCGCTACGCACTCTTCACCGTGCGCTCCACCGACTACGCCGCGAACAAGGGAACGACCTCCATCTACATGATGGACCTCAACAAACCGCCCCAGCCGGTCAAGGTTGTGGACAAGGGCTCTTCCCCGCGTTGGGCCCCCGATGGCCAGTCCATCTACTATTCCGCCCCGAAGGACGGGGTAGCTCAGGTCTGGTATCGCACGTTCGATGCAGATAATGGCAAGGGCCTGTCCCTGACCGTCCGAGCTGGCGATGCCGTGACCGACGCCCAGCTCGACGTCGGCTCCTTCAAGCTTTCCCCTGACGGCTCCAAGCTGCTGCTCAGCTACGAGGTCTTTACCGACTGCCCGGACCTGGCCTGCACCAAGGAGCGCCTCGACGGCCGCGAGAAGGACAAATCCACCGGCACCGTCTACGACAAGCTCTTCGTCCGCCACTGGGATACATGGGCCGACGGTCGCCGCAACCAGCTCTACATCGCTGACGCAGCCGGCCCCTCCCAGCCGCTTCTGCTAAGCCGCGGCATCGACGGCGACGTCCCCAGCAAGCCCTTTGGCGGCGAGGACGAGTTCACTTTCTCCCCGGACGGCAAGACGGTTTATTTCGACGCGCGCATCGCCGGCACCACTGAGCCTTGGTCCACCAACTTCGACATCTACAGCGTTCCGACCGACGGCTCGGCGGCACCTACCAATCTCACGGCCGACAATCTGGCCTGGGATGCCAATCCGCTGGTCTCCCCGGATGGCAAGACACTCTTCTATACAGCCATGAAGGAGCCCGGCTCCGAGGCCGACCGCTTCGGTATCTGGGCCCTGGACCTCGCCTCCGGCCAGAAGCGCGAGGTGGACCCGTCATGGGATCGCTCGGCGGGCGCGCTGCAGGCATCGCCGGACGGCAAGACCCTCTACACAACCACCGACGACAATGGCCAGCATCCGCTGTTCGCCATGGACGTGGCGACCGGCAAGGCGACGATGCTGGTCACCGATGGCGCCGTGGGTGGCTTCGCACTTTCGGCAAAGAAGATCCTGCTGACCCGCGACGACCTCAAGCGACCGGCCGACCTGTACACGGCGGACCTGAGAGGGAAGGGCCTGAAGCAGGTCTCTCACTTCAACGCCAAGCGCATAAAGGGCGCGCAGACCGGCGACTTCGAGTTCTACACCTTCAAGGGTGCGAACGGCGACACCGTGCAGGGCTATGTGGTCAAGCCCGTGGGCTACAAGAAAGGCAAGACCTATCCCGTTGCCTTCATCATCCACGGCGGCCCGCAGGGCGCCATGACCAATAGCTGGAGCTATCGCTGGAACGCGCAGACTTATGCGGGCCAGGGCTTCGCCGTGGTCACGGTCAACTTCCACGGTTCTACGGGTTATGGGCAGAAGTTCACAGACGCCATCTCCGGCGATTGGGGCGGCAAACCGCTGGAAGACCTGAAGCTCGGTTGGAGTGCCGCGCTGTCGAAGTACAACTTCCTGGACGGCGACCGGGCCTGTGCCCTGGGCGCCAGCTACGGCGGCTACATGGTCTACTGGATCGCCGGTGTCTGGAACCAGCCCTGGAAGTGCCTCGTCGATCACGACGGCGTCTTCGATGCGCGTGCCATGTATTACGACACCGAGGAGCTATGGTTCGAAGAGAAGGAGAATGGCGGCACGCAGTTCGACCATCCGGAAAACTACGAGCGCTTCAATCCGATCAACCACGTGAAGGACTGGCGCGTACCGATGTTGGTCATCCACGGCGGCAAGGACTTCCGCATTCCCGAGACACAGGGGATGGGTGCATTTACAGCCCTGCAGCGTCGCGGTATCCCGAGCAAGCTGCTGCATTTCCCGGACGAAAACCACTGGGTGCTCAAGCCGCAGAACAGTGTGCAGTGGCATGAGACGGTGAATGCGTGGTTAAAGGAGTGGACGGCTCCTACGGCCGGCGCGAAGTAG
- a CDS encoding dihydroxyacetone kinase family protein translates to MKKIINDPRHVVREMLEGAVSRSPGQALLSDQNVVVRKRNDGDSTVAILSGGGSGHEPAHAGYVGEGLLAAAIAGDVFTSPSVDAVLAALRVVGGPAGAVLVVKNYTGDRLNFGLAAEIARSEGIPVEVVTVADDVALRDTVTPDKRRGIAGTVLIHKVVGAASAAGKPLAEVAASGRRAAAGLGSMGVALGSCTVPAAGRPGFELGEQEVEYGLGIHGEPGVRKGPIATADGLADTVLAAIIDDLALTRGQQVALLVNGLGATPPMELDILLRSALRFLEARGMEVARAWCGNFLTALDMPGASLSLMKVDDELLALLDAPASAPAWPGGGKLNDAPVLQVEHAPDEALAITAPTPMGDAVRKASHAAARALLAAEDELTELDTKAGDGDLGASLRRGAEAILELPDHAWHTPAMALRNMADAVRKAIGGSSGPFYATGLMRAARELDGVDDPQPLQWHDALLAATNAIAELGGAKAGDRTMLDALYPAARGYKEALDAGMSASQALEAMHAGASRGADETATLRANAGRAAYLGERVMGIADGGAVAVAIWVGALCESRD, encoded by the coding sequence ATGAAGAAGATCATCAACGATCCACGCCATGTCGTCCGCGAGATGCTCGAGGGCGCGGTGTCCCGCTCACCGGGGCAAGCCCTGCTCTCCGACCAGAACGTCGTGGTGCGCAAGCGGAACGATGGTGATTCTACGGTGGCGATCCTTTCCGGTGGCGGCAGCGGGCACGAGCCGGCGCATGCGGGCTATGTCGGCGAAGGACTGCTGGCGGCGGCGATCGCGGGAGACGTCTTCACCTCCCCCAGCGTCGATGCGGTGCTCGCCGCCCTTCGCGTCGTCGGTGGTCCTGCGGGTGCCGTGCTGGTCGTCAAGAACTACACCGGCGACCGACTCAATTTCGGCCTTGCCGCGGAGATCGCGCGGAGCGAGGGCATCCCGGTGGAGGTTGTCACCGTCGCCGACGATGTTGCCTTGCGGGATACGGTGACGCCGGACAAGCGCCGTGGCATCGCAGGCACGGTGTTGATACACAAGGTGGTCGGTGCGGCATCGGCGGCCGGCAAGCCTCTTGCCGAGGTGGCTGCGTCGGGCCGTCGGGCGGCCGCCGGCCTGGGCTCGATGGGCGTGGCGCTCGGCTCGTGTACCGTGCCCGCCGCCGGCCGACCCGGCTTCGAACTGGGCGAGCAGGAGGTCGAATATGGCCTGGGTATCCATGGCGAGCCCGGGGTTCGCAAGGGACCCATCGCGACGGCCGACGGCTTGGCGGATACCGTGCTTGCGGCCATCATCGACGACCTTGCTCTTACTCGCGGCCAGCAGGTTGCGCTGCTGGTGAACGGTTTGGGTGCAACACCGCCGATGGAACTAGACATTCTGCTTCGTAGCGCGCTGCGTTTTCTTGAGGCCAGGGGCATGGAGGTCGCCCGGGCGTGGTGCGGCAATTTCCTCACGGCGCTGGATATGCCGGGCGCATCGCTGTCGCTGATGAAGGTGGACGACGAACTGCTTGCCTTGCTCGATGCGCCGGCGTCGGCGCCCGCATGGCCAGGCGGCGGTAAGCTCAATGATGCGCCCGTATTGCAGGTAGAACATGCACCTGATGAAGCGCTGGCGATAACCGCACCCACGCCGATGGGGGATGCCGTTCGAAAAGCCAGCCATGCTGCGGCACGCGCGTTGCTGGCCGCCGAAGACGAACTGACCGAACTGGATACCAAGGCAGGCGATGGCGATCTGGGGGCCAGCCTGCGGCGTGGCGCCGAGGCGATCCTGGAACTACCCGACCATGCCTGGCACACGCCGGCGATGGCTTTGCGGAACATGGCAGATGCCGTGCGGAAAGCTATCGGGGGAAGCTCAGGGCCGTTCTATGCCACGGGCCTGATGCGCGCGGCCAGGGAGCTTGACGGTGTCGATGACCCGCAGCCGTTGCAGTGGCATGACGCGTTATTGGCGGCTACGAATGCCATCGCGGAACTGGGTGGGGCGAAGGCTGGGGATCGCACGATGCTGGATGCGTTGTATCCGGCTGCGCGGGGTTACAAGGAGGCCCTGGATGCGGGGATGAGTGCATCGCAAGCGCTGGAGGCGATGCATGCCGGTGCGAGTCGGGGGGCTGATGAGACTGCGACGTTGCGTGCTAATGCGGGGCGTGCGGCTTATCTTGGTGAGCGGGTGATGGGGATTGCGGATGGTGGGGCTGTGGCGGTGGCGATTTGGGTGGGTGCGCTCTGCGAATCCAGAGACTGA
- a CDS encoding magnesium and cobalt transport protein CorA has protein sequence MASVSILPESAPTYVASGGMVVNCVAYRTDGRRIGDISLDAISDVLKEPDTFVWVGLHEPDEPLLLKLQEEFNLHDLAIEDAQLAHQRTKIETYGDSLFIVAQTAQLVGGNIAFGETQIFVGQRYFVTVRHGASLSYAPARRTCEQSPELLRMGPSYALYSVLDFIVDNFLPIVRDFREELHELENDIFAETYNRLTIKRLYDMQRELMTLRLAVVPLQDIVAQLVRLHPHLIHDELRAYFRDIYDHVFRVNESISAMREMLGAAISVNLALVTFGQNEVMKKLAGWAAMLAAPTLITSWYGMNFVHMPELDKPWAYPAITCLVACIVGGIFIALKRNKWF, from the coding sequence ATGGCCTCTGTCTCGATCCTCCCCGAATCCGCGCCCACCTACGTTGCCTCCGGCGGCATGGTGGTCAACTGCGTCGCTTACCGCACCGACGGTCGCCGGATCGGCGACATCAGCCTCGACGCGATCAGCGATGTCCTCAAGGAACCCGACACCTTCGTCTGGGTAGGGCTGCACGAACCGGACGAGCCGCTGCTGCTGAAACTGCAGGAAGAGTTCAACCTGCACGACCTGGCCATCGAGGATGCACAGCTGGCCCACCAGCGCACCAAGATCGAGACCTACGGCGACTCCCTGTTCATCGTCGCCCAGACCGCGCAACTGGTTGGCGGCAACATTGCTTTCGGCGAGACGCAGATCTTCGTCGGGCAGCGCTACTTCGTGACGGTGCGCCACGGGGCGTCCCTCTCGTACGCACCGGCGCGGCGCACCTGTGAGCAGTCGCCGGAGCTGCTGCGCATGGGGCCCAGCTACGCGCTGTATTCCGTACTGGATTTCATCGTCGACAACTTCCTGCCGATCGTTCGCGACTTCCGCGAGGAACTGCACGAGCTGGAAAACGACATCTTCGCCGAGACGTACAACCGGCTGACCATCAAGCGGCTGTACGACATGCAGCGCGAACTGATGACGCTGCGGCTGGCGGTGGTGCCATTGCAGGACATCGTGGCGCAGCTGGTACGACTGCACCCGCATCTGATCCACGACGAACTGCGCGCGTACTTCCGCGACATCTACGATCACGTGTTCCGTGTCAACGAGTCGATTTCCGCCATGCGCGAGATGCTGGGGGCCGCGATCAGCGTGAACCTGGCGCTGGTGACGTTCGGGCAGAACGAGGTGATGAAGAAGCTGGCCGGCTGGGCGGCCATGCTGGCGGCACCGACATTGATCACCAGCTGGTACGGAATGAACTTCGTGCATATGCCGGAGCTGGACAAGCCCTGGGCGTATCCGGCCATCACCTGTCTGGTGGCGTGTATCGTGGGTGGGATTTTCATTGCCCTGAAGCGGAACAAGTGGTTCTGA
- a CDS encoding lipoprotein N-acyltransferase Lnb domain-containing protein, translating into MRHALILLLALCFAPLSRAGIVDAPASDLDISLMTYGPGDIYWERFGHDALEVRDRVSGEAIAFNYGVFDFDQKGFILNFARGIMAYRMDAETTQSDVDFYAGEGRYVRRQHLSLDDAQKDDLRRFMLWNVRPENAGYHYDYYADNCTTRVRDALDAALGGALGRQLGAREGGMTYREQTARLMSNQAWLMLGMDLGLGPYADQPMTAWKEAFLPMVLEDEIRHVRIGEGDDARPLVDGETTLAEARLVPPPEQAPDLRWPLLLAGLLLAIPLALPAFSRHRVARGVFVAAGTLFTVFAGLAGLFMLGLWTLTLHRSAWGNFNLLAYQPLAFLLIPGIWRLRRAGRPMGRFAPRIAALSFAAAVIGMLLHLWPDFPQRNMPWLLFALPCWAALFVTFCRRHD; encoded by the coding sequence ATGCGCCACGCCCTGATCCTCCTGCTCGCCCTGTGCTTCGCTCCCCTGTCCCGCGCCGGCATCGTCGATGCGCCGGCCTCGGACCTGGACATCTCGCTGATGACCTACGGCCCCGGCGACATCTACTGGGAGCGCTTCGGCCACGATGCGCTGGAGGTACGCGACCGGGTGAGCGGCGAGGCCATTGCCTTCAACTATGGCGTATTCGACTTCGACCAGAAGGGCTTCATCCTCAATTTCGCGCGCGGCATCATGGCCTACCGCATGGATGCCGAAACCACGCAATCGGACGTGGATTTCTACGCGGGTGAGGGGCGCTACGTGCGTCGCCAGCACCTCAGCCTGGACGATGCGCAGAAGGACGACCTGCGTCGCTTCATGCTCTGGAACGTCCGGCCCGAAAACGCCGGCTACCACTACGACTACTACGCGGACAACTGCACCACCCGCGTGCGCGATGCACTGGACGCGGCGCTGGGCGGCGCACTCGGTCGCCAGCTGGGCGCCCGCGAAGGCGGCATGACGTATCGCGAACAGACCGCCCGGTTGATGAGCAACCAGGCCTGGCTGATGCTGGGCATGGACCTGGGCCTGGGGCCCTACGCCGACCAGCCGATGACAGCCTGGAAGGAAGCCTTCCTGCCGATGGTGCTGGAAGACGAGATACGCCACGTGCGTATCGGCGAAGGCGACGACGCCCGGCCGCTGGTGGATGGCGAGACCACCCTCGCGGAAGCCCGCCTCGTGCCGCCCCCGGAACAGGCCCCCGACCTGCGCTGGCCGCTGCTCCTGGCCGGCCTGCTGCTGGCGATCCCGCTCGCCCTGCCCGCCTTCAGCCGGCATCGCGTGGCACGCGGTGTCTTCGTTGCCGCGGGCACGCTTTTCACGGTGTTCGCCGGCCTCGCCGGGCTGTTCATGCTGGGCCTGTGGACCCTGACCCTGCATCGCTCGGCCTGGGGTAACTTCAACCTGCTGGCGTACCAGCCACTGGCCTTCCTGCTGATACCCGGCATCTGGCGCCTGCGCCGTGCTGGCCGCCCCATGGGACGCTTCGCGCCACGCATCGCGGCCCTCTCGTTCGCCGCCGCGGTGATCGGGATGCTGCTGCACCTGTGGCCGGACTTTCCCCAGCGCAACATGCCCTGGCTGCTGTTCGCATTGCCCTGCTGGGCCGCGCTGTTCGTGACGTTCTGTCGCCGGCACGACTGA
- a CDS encoding HlyC/CorC family transporter yields MNEDPGSTHGPTHRSWWDRLGHMFSGEPRNRDELIEELRTAQANGLLSNDTLTMVEGAIKVTELSVDDVMVPRAQIVSLPADASLPEILSAVVESGHSRFPVHGEDKDEVLGILLAKDLLKYYGQSEGGDVRALLRPAVLIPESMRLNVLLAEFRLTRNHMALVVDEYGGVAGLITIEDVLEQIVGEIDDEHDDEEDPVLVQALEDGGFAVSALTPIADFNEIAGAHFSDEEFDTVGGMITSEFGHLPAAGEEIAVGDFLFRVTEADDRRVQQFHVARANRAA; encoded by the coding sequence ATGAACGAGGACCCTGGCAGTACCCATGGCCCGACCCACCGATCCTGGTGGGACCGTCTGGGCCATATGTTTTCCGGCGAGCCACGCAACCGCGACGAACTGATCGAGGAACTGCGGACCGCCCAGGCCAACGGCCTGCTCTCCAACGACACCCTGACCATGGTCGAGGGTGCCATCAAGGTGACCGAACTCAGCGTCGACGATGTCATGGTGCCCCGCGCCCAGATCGTCAGCCTGCCGGCCGATGCCTCCCTCCCCGAGATCCTGTCCGCCGTCGTCGAATCCGGCCACTCGCGCTTTCCGGTGCATGGTGAGGACAAGGACGAAGTGCTGGGCATCCTGCTGGCCAAGGACCTGCTGAAATACTACGGCCAGAGCGAAGGGGGCGACGTGCGTGCCCTGCTCCGTCCCGCCGTGCTCATTCCCGAGTCCATGCGCCTGAACGTGCTGCTGGCGGAGTTCCGCCTCACACGCAACCACATGGCGCTGGTGGTGGACGAATACGGCGGCGTGGCCGGCCTGATCACCATCGAGGACGTGCTGGAACAGATCGTCGGCGAGATCGACGACGAGCACGACGACGAGGAAGATCCGGTACTGGTGCAGGCGCTGGAAGACGGCGGTTTCGCCGTGAGCGCGCTGACTCCCATCGCCGATTTCAACGAGATCGCCGGCGCCCATTTCTCCGACGAGGAATTCGACACCGTCGGCGGCATGATCACCTCGGAGTTCGGTCACCTGCCGGCCGCCGGGGAAGAGATCGCCGTGGGCGACTTCCTGTTCCGTGTCACGGAAGCGGACGACCGCCGCGTCCAGCAGTTCCACGTCGCACGCGCCAACCGCGCAGCCTGA
- the ybeY gene encoding rRNA maturation RNase YbeY, with amino-acid sequence MPVDVAVGYAAASRKGVPASASFRRWVEAALKGARRRKAAEVSIRIVDAEEGQTLNLQYRGRDYATNVLSFPVELPPGVTLPLIGDLVICAPVVAREAAEQGKKPADHWAHLTVHGILHLLGYDHIDDGEADAMEALETRILAGLGIANPYEPVA; translated from the coding sequence ATCCCCGTGGATGTCGCGGTCGGCTACGCGGCCGCTTCACGCAAGGGCGTGCCCGCCTCCGCCAGCTTCCGCCGCTGGGTGGAGGCCGCGCTGAAGGGCGCACGCCGCCGCAAGGCCGCCGAGGTGTCGATCCGCATCGTCGATGCCGAGGAAGGCCAGACGCTGAACCTGCAATACCGCGGCCGCGACTACGCCACCAACGTGCTCTCCTTCCCCGTGGAACTGCCACCCGGCGTGACCCTGCCCCTGATCGGCGACCTGGTCATCTGCGCCCCCGTGGTCGCCCGCGAGGCCGCCGAACAGGGCAAGAAGCCCGCCGACCACTGGGCCCACCTCACGGTGCACGGCATCCTGCACCTGCTGGGCTACGACCACATCGACGACGGCGAAGCCGACGCGATGGAGGCCCTGGAAACGCGCATCCTGGCGGGGCTGGGCATTGCCAACCCCTACGAACCGGTGGCATAG
- a CDS encoding PhoH family protein — MTTGPIQRDFALDPEDNTRLANLCGPLDEHVRQIELRLGVEVDHRGAIFRVIGDEASARAGEQVIRALYAATETEILNGQAIHLRLAESGIDALNDQAAESAQEVVIKVKRGVIKGRGANQARYLHAITTHDINFGVGPAGTGKTYLAVASAIEALEANRVQRVLLVRPAVEAGEKLGFLPGDLSQKIDPYLRPLYDALYEMVGFEKVGKLIERNVIEIAPLAYMRGRTLNDSYVILDEAQNTTVEQMKMFLTRIGFGSVAVITGDVSQVDLPRHIRSGLRHAIEVLRGVDGISFTFFTSRDVVRHPLVAKIVRAYEAFEDKQDPPR; from the coding sequence ATGACCACAGGCCCTATCCAACGCGATTTCGCCCTCGATCCCGAGGACAACACCCGTCTCGCCAACCTGTGCGGTCCGCTGGACGAACATGTCCGGCAGATCGAACTGCGCCTGGGCGTGGAAGTGGATCATCGCGGCGCCATCTTCCGCGTCATCGGTGACGAGGCCTCGGCACGCGCCGGCGAGCAGGTGATCCGCGCGCTGTATGCCGCCACCGAGACGGAGATCCTCAACGGCCAGGCCATTCACCTGCGCCTGGCGGAATCGGGTATCGACGCGCTCAACGACCAGGCTGCCGAATCCGCACAGGAAGTGGTGATCAAGGTGAAGCGCGGCGTGATCAAGGGCCGCGGCGCCAACCAGGCCCGCTACCTGCACGCCATCACCACCCACGACATCAACTTCGGCGTGGGCCCGGCCGGCACCGGCAAGACCTACCTCGCGGTGGCCAGCGCCATCGAGGCCCTGGAAGCCAACCGCGTGCAGCGCGTGCTGCTGGTGCGTCCGGCGGTGGAAGCCGGCGAGAAACTGGGTTTCCTGCCCGGCGACCTCAGCCAAAAGATCGACCCCTACCTGCGCCCGCTGTACGACGCGCTGTACGAGATGGTCGGCTTCGAGAAGGTCGGCAAGCTGATCGAGCGCAACGTCATAGAGATCGCCCCGCTGGCCTACATGCGCGGCCGCACGCTCAACGATTCGTACGTGATCCTCGACGAGGCGCAGAACACCACCGTCGAGCAGATGAAGATGTTCCTGACCCGCATCGGCTTCGGCTCGGTGGCGGTCATCACCGGCGACGTCTCGCAGGTGGACCTGCCACGCCACATTCGCTCGGGCCTGCGCCACGCGATCGAGGTGCTGCGCGGCGTGGACGGTATCAGCTTCACCTTCTTCACCTCGCGCGACGTAGTCCGCCACCCGCTGGTGGCCAAGATCGTGCGGGCCTACGAGGCGTTCGAGGACAAGCAGGACCCGCCGCGTTGA